The segment CTCCCTGGACTCCATCTGGCTCGCTCCTTTCGGCCGGGTTCACCCGGCTGCGATTCCCCCGGAAATGAGAATGCCGCCCGCCCCCGAAGGGACGGACGGCAAGTCCGCGGTTCCACCCTCATTGACCCGCCCCGCGACTGCGCGGGGACCGCCGCAGCGGATGGCGTCGGTTCGGGACGGGCCCTCTCTGGCCGGCGATATCGGGCCGGACCCGGCCGGGCTACTGCGTCACCTCCTGCTCCCTCAGGAGCGGTGGGCGGCGGTTCGCCCTGGCGGCTGGCAGGCCGTGCCCGCTCGGGCGTTCCGGGAAGCGGCTTGCAGCCGGCGGCCGCCTCTCTCTGGGCCGACCTCCCGCGCGGGCGTGTCCTGCGTCATCGCCGAACGTTGCCTCTCATTCTACGCGCGGCACCGGGCGCGCGCAATCAGCGCGCCGCGAGCAATCGGATGATCTCCCGGCAGAAGGCGGGCAGGTCGGCCGGCGTCCGGGACGTGACCAGGTTCCCGTCGACGACGACGTCCTGGTCGACGTACTTCGCCCCGGCGTTGACGACATCCGTCTTGATCGCGGGCACGCACGTCACCGTCCGGCCGCGAAGGATGTCGGCTTCGGCCAGCATCCAGCCGGCGTGGCAGATGGCCGCCACCACCCTGCCCTGCTGGTGCGCGTCCCGCACGAGGCGGACCATGTCGGCGTTCCGGCGCATCCTGTCCGGCGCGTAACCGCCCGGGACGATGACGGCGTCGAAATCCGCGGCCGAAGCGTCGCTGGCGGAGCGGTCCGCCTTGGCCGGGTAGCCCTCCTTGCTGGTGTACGTCTGGCCGGCCTGCGGGCCCACGATCACGACCTCTGCTCCGGCTTCGCGCAGGCGCAGGACCGGGTACCACAGCTCGAGATTCTCGTACATGTTCTCGGCGAGAACCGCAACGCGCTTGCCCGACAGGGTCTCCGCCATCGCAATCCCTCCCGTGGCCATGGTAACCGCCAGCTTCTCCCAGTTGTCAACGGGCGCCCGCAGGCAGATGCGGCTCGCATGCGCGCGCCGCTCGCATGCGCGCGCCGCCCGTGCGGCAGGATAGACGCAGACTTCATGCCAGAGGGCGTGCGACCGGTGAGCCGTGATCGAAAAACCCTCGTGCAACTCCAGCTGGCCCTGCACGACCTGCTCGACAAGCTCACGGCGGTGATCGATCTCGTCGCCGTCGCCCGCGCCGGGCTCCTCGATCCATACTGGCTGCGCCGCAAGCCGCTGGGCGGGAGCCTGGACGAAACGATGGCGCTGGTCTCGATGGCCTACGAGAACACGGACCACTTCACCACGCGCTCCGTGCGCTGCCACGACGGCCGTCGCGCGGTCCTCGCGTTTCTCAGCGGCACGGTGGATGAAAAGCTTCTGGATCGCTCTGTCGTCCAGCCACTCAGGACCGGCGGTGGCGCCCAAGCGCTGCTGACCCGGCTGCACCGCGCCACGCCGGTGGAAACGGTGGGCACGGTGGGGGACGTTGTGGAGCGGATCGCGGCCGGCGTGGCGGTCGTGCTGGTCGAGGGAGAGCCCCGGGCGCTCGCGGTGTCGGCGGCGAACTTCAGCAAGCGGGCCGTGAACCGCGCCGTCAACGAGCGCGTGATCCGCGGCCCGAAAGAAGGTTTCACGGAGGACCTGAACACCAACGTCAGCCTGGTCCGCCGGCGCATCCGCAGCCCGCACCTGAAGTTCGTGGCCCTGAAATTGGGGGAATATTCACGGACGGAGGTCCGCGTCGCCTACATCGAGGGTGTGGCGCGGGAGAGCCTCGTGGAGGAGGTCCTGCGCCGCATCCGGCGCATTCGCATCGACGGCGTGCTTGAGACCAGTTTCATCGAGGAGCTCATTCACGACGACCCGTCGTCCATCTTCCCGCAGACCGTCTGGACGGAGCGGCCGGACAGCGTGGCGGGCGGGCTCCTCGAAGGAAGGGTGGCCATCCTCGTCGACAACACGCCCATCGTGCTGGTTGTGCCCTGCACGTTCTGGCAGATCATCCAGTCCCCGGAGGACTATTATGACGGCTGGATCGCCGCGACGGCGCTGCGGTACCTTCGCTTCCTCTTTCTTGCGGCCGCGCTCCTCCTGCCGTCGGTCTACGTGGCCGTGACGACCTTCCACCAGAGCATGCTGCCGCCGCCG is part of the Clostridia bacterium genome and harbors:
- a CDS encoding type 1 glutamine amidotransferase: MAETLSGKRVAVLAENMYENLELWYPVLRLREAGAEVVIVGPQAGQTYTSKEGYPAKADRSASDASAADFDAVIVPGGYAPDRMRRNADMVRLVRDAHQQGRVVAAICHAGWMLAEADILRGRTVTCVPAIKTDVVNAGAKYVDQDVVVDGNLVTSRTPADLPAFCREIIRLLAAR
- a CDS encoding spore germination protein, whose translation is MSRDRKTLVQLQLALHDLLDKLTAVIDLVAVARAGLLDPYWLRRKPLGGSLDETMALVSMAYENTDHFTTRSVRCHDGRRAVLAFLSGTVDEKLLDRSVVQPLRTGGGAQALLTRLHRATPVETVGTVGDVVERIAAGVAVVLVEGEPRALAVSAANFSKRAVNRAVNERVIRGPKEGFTEDLNTNVSLVRRRIRSPHLKFVALKLGEYSRTEVRVAYIEGVARESLVEEVLRRIRRIRIDGVLETSFIEELIHDDPSSIFPQTVWTERPDSVAGGLLEGRVAILVDNTPIVLVVPCTFWQIIQSPEDYYDGWIAATALRYLRFLFLAAALLLPSVYVAVTTFHQSMLPPPLLLTLANARERVPFPAVIEALIIELSFEILREAAIRVPQYLTQAVSIVGALVIGSAAIQASIASAPMVIVVAMTGIANFALPHFNQALAVRLLRFPLVVLAGILGFYGVILGMLFILVHAASLRSFGTPFLQPAAPLRWRGLGDFMVRLPWFAQRYRPSSAETNPVREAGGMAPRPPQVVP